In one Candidatus Planktophila vernalis genomic region, the following are encoded:
- the carB gene encoding carbamoyl-phosphate synthase large subunit codes for MPLDPSIKSVLVIGSGPIVIGQACEFDYSGTQACRVLRAEGIRVILVNSNPATIMTDPEFADATYIEPITSEIIEKIISLEKPDAVLATLGGQTALNAAIGLFEGGILEKYGVKLIGADIPAIQRGENRELFRGIVEKVGGESAKSVICHTMDEIFAAVVQLNYPVVVRPSFTMGGLGSGIAFNEEELNQIAGAGLRHSPTSEVLLEESILGWKEYELEVMRDHKDNVVIVCTIENLDPMGTHTGDSITVAPAMTLTDVEYQKLRDLSIDIIREVGVATGGCNIQFAVNPVNGRIIVIEMNPRVSRSSALASKATGFPIAKIATKLAIGYTLDEIQNDITKTTPASFEPTLDYVVVKVPRFAFEKFADADPRLTTTMKSVGEAMAIGRSFSEALMKALRSLERKEAIFSWPQISEQEKANLLVSMKIPTEYRLQQVQKAMWAGASIEDVFAATKIDPWYLRQIQIINEQAFALTQLGELTAEKLREAKGNGFSDNQIATLRGLQEEDIRRERHHLGIRPVYKTVDTCAAEFEAFTPYHYSSYEEESEVKPRTTPAVIILGSGPNRIGQGIEFDYSCVHASFVLREAGFETIMVNCNPETVSTDYDTSNRLYFEPLTLEDVIEVVHAESLAGPVLGVITQLGGQTPLGLAAGLKASGITILGTSPDSINLAEERGAFGNILKEQGLTAPEFGMAASQLEALTIAQRIGYPVLVRPSFVLGGRGMEIVYDDAALGGFITRATDITPDHPVLVDRFLDSAIEIDVDALFDGDELFLGGVMEHIEEAGIHSGDSACVLPSMTVTPAQLIEIRQATEKIAQGVDVRGLINIQFAIAENVLYVLEANPRASRTVPFVSKATGVALAKAAARIAVGSTIAELRAESLLPASGDGVAKGISVKEAVLPWNRFRRSDGRGVDAVLGPEMRSTGEVMGISPTFGESYAKSQIAAFGPLPKSGTVFISLADKDKESGIQAALGLQECGFRILATEGTAGFLNKHGVTCVTVRKNSEGTGPMGERTIVEIINSGDIDLVINTPVGRGTRQDGWAIRTASLQRSIPIITTTAGFSAAVEGIRFLQSNSLSIKSLQKWLG; via the coding sequence ATGCCTCTAGATCCTTCGATTAAAAGTGTTCTAGTAATAGGAAGTGGTCCAATTGTTATTGGACAGGCATGTGAGTTTGATTATTCAGGAACTCAAGCTTGTCGTGTGCTTCGAGCTGAAGGCATTCGAGTTATTTTGGTCAACTCAAACCCAGCCACAATTATGACTGATCCAGAGTTTGCAGATGCAACATATATCGAACCGATTACTTCAGAGATTATCGAAAAGATTATTTCGCTAGAAAAGCCAGATGCAGTTCTGGCAACATTAGGTGGCCAAACCGCCCTTAATGCTGCGATTGGTCTTTTTGAGGGTGGGATATTGGAAAAGTACGGCGTGAAACTCATTGGCGCCGATATTCCCGCAATTCAACGTGGCGAGAATCGTGAATTGTTTAGAGGTATTGTTGAGAAAGTTGGTGGAGAGTCAGCTAAGTCGGTTATTTGTCACACCATGGATGAGATTTTCGCAGCTGTAGTTCAGCTTAACTATCCGGTTGTTGTTCGCCCGTCTTTTACTATGGGTGGCCTTGGCTCTGGAATAGCCTTTAATGAAGAAGAGCTAAATCAAATTGCTGGGGCTGGTTTGCGTCATAGCCCAACATCTGAAGTTCTTCTAGAGGAATCAATCTTGGGTTGGAAAGAGTACGAGCTTGAGGTTATGCGCGATCACAAGGATAACGTGGTCATTGTTTGTACTATCGAAAACCTTGATCCCATGGGCACACATACGGGAGATTCCATCACCGTTGCACCTGCCATGACGTTAACTGATGTTGAATATCAAAAGCTTCGAGACCTATCAATCGATATCATTCGTGAAGTCGGCGTTGCAACCGGTGGCTGCAATATTCAGTTCGCAGTAAATCCTGTAAATGGCCGAATTATCGTTATTGAGATGAACCCTAGAGTGTCACGATCTAGTGCTTTGGCATCAAAGGCAACTGGTTTTCCAATTGCAAAGATAGCAACGAAGTTGGCTATCGGCTACACCCTGGATGAGATCCAAAACGACATCACTAAGACAACGCCAGCCTCATTTGAACCAACTCTTGATTATGTAGTTGTTAAGGTGCCACGTTTTGCTTTCGAGAAATTCGCAGATGCCGACCCTCGCCTGACAACAACGATGAAGAGTGTTGGTGAGGCAATGGCTATTGGTCGTTCGTTTTCTGAGGCGCTCATGAAAGCCCTACGCTCACTTGAGCGCAAGGAAGCAATCTTTAGCTGGCCGCAGATCAGTGAACAAGAAAAGGCGAATCTCTTAGTATCGATGAAGATTCCAACCGAATATCGTCTGCAGCAAGTTCAGAAGGCGATGTGGGCAGGTGCTTCTATTGAGGATGTCTTTGCAGCAACCAAGATTGATCCTTGGTATTTGCGACAGATTCAAATCATTAACGAGCAGGCATTTGCACTCACACAGTTGGGGGAGTTAACAGCTGAAAAGCTACGTGAGGCAAAGGGAAATGGTTTTTCAGATAATCAGATAGCAACTCTGCGCGGCCTGCAAGAAGAAGATATCCGTCGAGAGCGTCATCATTTAGGAATTCGTCCGGTCTATAAGACTGTTGACACATGCGCTGCAGAGTTTGAGGCATTCACGCCTTACCACTATTCCTCTTATGAAGAAGAAAGTGAAGTTAAGCCTCGCACGACACCTGCTGTGATCATTTTAGGCAGTGGACCAAATCGAATCGGGCAGGGAATTGAGTTTGATTATTCATGTGTTCACGCATCCTTTGTCTTGCGTGAAGCAGGTTTTGAAACAATTATGGTGAACTGCAATCCAGAGACTGTTTCAACTGATTATGACACTAGTAATCGTCTCTACTTCGAACCATTAACACTAGAAGATGTCATTGAAGTTGTTCATGCAGAATCACTTGCTGGTCCAGTACTTGGAGTTATTACACAGCTAGGTGGACAAACACCTCTTGGACTTGCTGCAGGATTGAAAGCTTCCGGAATTACGATTCTTGGAACTTCTCCGGATTCCATCAATTTGGCTGAAGAACGCGGCGCTTTTGGAAATATTCTCAAAGAGCAGGGATTAACTGCACCAGAATTTGGGATGGCAGCTTCGCAATTAGAGGCACTGACAATCGCTCAAAGGATCGGATATCCAGTTCTCGTTCGTCCTTCCTTTGTTCTGGGTGGTCGCGGTATGGAGATTGTTTATGACGATGCCGCGCTAGGTGGTTTCATCACACGTGCCACCGACATAACCCCGGATCATCCAGTTTTAGTCGATAGATTTTTGGATAGCGCAATTGAAATAGATGTAGATGCTCTCTTTGATGGCGATGAGTTGTTCCTAGGTGGCGTGATGGAGCACATAGAAGAAGCAGGAATTCACAGTGGAGATAGTGCCTGCGTTCTACCGTCGATGACTGTTACACCAGCTCAGCTCATTGAAATTCGACAGGCAACTGAAAAGATCGCACAAGGCGTCGACGTTCGGGGTTTGATAAACATTCAGTTCGCAATAGCTGAAAATGTTTTGTATGTACTCGAAGCTAATCCTCGCGCTTCCAGAACAGTCCCTTTTGTTAGTAAAGCAACAGGAGTTGCGTTAGCAAAGGCTGCTGCCAGAATTGCAGTTGGTTCAACCATTGCCGAACTGCGTGCCGAATCACTTCTTCCAGCTAGTGGGGATGGAGTTGCAAAGGGCATTTCAGTCAAGGAAGCAGTTCTTCCTTGGAATAGGTTCCGTCGAAGTGATGGTCGCGGTGTTGATGCAGTTCTTGGACCAGAGATGAGATCAACTGGAGAAGTGATGGGTATTTCTCCCACTTTCGGTGAGAGCTATGCAAAAAGTCAGATTGCAGCCTTTGGTCCACTGCCTAAGTCTGGAACCGTCTTTATCTCATTGGCAGATAAAGACAAGGAATCTGGGATCCAAGCAGCCCTTGGTTTGCAGGAATGCGGATTTAGAATCTTAGCCACGGAGGGAACTGCCGGCTTTTTAAATAAGCATGGCGTAACGTGCGTGACTGTGCGAAAGAATTCTGAGGGAACCGGGCCTATGGGCGAGAGAACCATCGTCGAAATCATCAACTCTGGAGATATTGATTTAGTAATCAACACTCCTGTAGGTAGAGGAACGCGTCAAGATGGTTGGGCTATTCGCACTGCATCGCTCCAGCGCTCCATTCCAATTATTACAACGACTGCCGGCTTTAGCGCAGCGGTTGAAGGGATTAGATTCTTGCAAAGCAATAGCTTGTCGATTAAGTCTCTTCAGAAGTGGTTGGGATAA
- a CDS encoding dihydroorotate dehydrogenase electron transfer subunit — protein MAGINKNAAQIRANVVSNKRVGQYHQLIINIGDLAQTCRPGNFVAINVGGENSRMVLRRAFAISRVSANSVSGGTMELIVAPHGQGSKWLCAQGEGAILDIVVPLGTAFGIPTEPVQVLLVGGGYGSAPLFGLAEVLNAKGCRVDMLLGASTASKIYAPMEGKRAVNSLRIYTEDGSMGQTGRVTEPIAGLIQDLNIAVIYSCGPMAMLSAIDEITRGTDVVHQCAVEESMACGIGICMTCVLPVADADGNISMLRSCIDGPVMDGSFVQWDKVGKVL, from the coding sequence ATGGCTGGCATTAATAAGAATGCAGCACAGATTCGGGCAAATGTTGTTAGCAACAAGCGCGTGGGTCAGTATCACCAACTCATTATTAACATAGGCGATCTTGCCCAAACTTGTCGGCCAGGAAACTTTGTAGCAATAAATGTGGGTGGCGAGAATTCACGAATGGTGTTGCGCAGAGCTTTTGCTATATCTCGGGTCTCGGCTAACTCAGTCTCTGGCGGAACAATGGAGTTAATAGTTGCACCACACGGGCAAGGTAGTAAGTGGTTATGCGCCCAGGGCGAAGGAGCAATTCTAGATATCGTCGTTCCACTTGGAACTGCTTTTGGAATTCCAACAGAGCCAGTTCAAGTACTACTTGTTGGTGGCGGCTATGGATCAGCTCCGCTTTTTGGATTGGCTGAAGTACTCAACGCTAAGGGTTGTCGTGTGGACATGCTCCTTGGTGCAAGTACTGCCTCAAAGATTTATGCACCTATGGAAGGAAAGCGAGCAGTTAATTCACTTCGCATCTACACCGAAGATGGCTCAATGGGTCAGACTGGCCGTGTTACTGAGCCAATTGCAGGATTAATTCAAGATCTCAATATTGCAGTTATTTATTCATGTGGACCAATGGCGATGCTTTCGGCTATCGATGAAATTACACGAGGCACCGATGTTGTTCACCAATGCGCAGTTGAAGAATCAATGGCGTGCGGCATTGGAATATGTATGACTTGTGTATTGCCTGTTGCAGATGCTGATGGAAACATCTCAATGCTGCGCTCATGTATTGATGGCCCTGTTATGGATGGATCTTTCGTTCAGTGGGACAAGGTCGGAAAAGTGCTATGA
- a CDS encoding dihydroorotate dehydrogenase, which yields MTALDFSTTLGNAWFPAPTFTASGCASSGRELSQFFDIKTMGGVVTKSVMLKARNGRATPRMAETPSGMLNSIGLQGPGIDAFLAKDVPFLVEQKARIIISIAGETVEEYSTLARKLRSVSGISAIEVNISCPNVENRGLVFACDPEASRRVIDGVRRTIGGELPIIAKLSPDVTDLVAIAKGVVDAGADGLALINTVLGMVINLDTMRPHLGGKTGGLSGPAIKPIAVRAVYQVHAEMPQVPILGMGGISSGRDALEMIAAGASGVSIGTASFGNPTAIMSIQNELKDLLIAKGFTSLRQAIGFAHRPESE from the coding sequence ATGACCGCATTAGATTTCTCAACAACATTAGGTAATGCCTGGTTCCCTGCGCCAACTTTCACCGCAAGTGGTTGCGCGAGCTCTGGCCGAGAGTTATCTCAGTTCTTTGATATCAAAACAATGGGTGGTGTTGTAACAAAGTCAGTCATGCTCAAAGCTCGCAATGGCCGCGCAACACCGCGCATGGCAGAAACACCAAGCGGAATGCTCAATTCCATCGGTTTACAGGGCCCAGGTATTGATGCATTTTTAGCTAAGGATGTTCCGTTTTTAGTCGAACAAAAAGCTCGAATCATTATTTCAATTGCTGGTGAGACAGTTGAAGAGTATTCAACTCTGGCGCGTAAATTGCGATCAGTCTCTGGCATTAGCGCAATTGAGGTCAATATTTCCTGTCCAAACGTTGAAAATAGAGGCTTAGTTTTTGCTTGTGATCCAGAAGCTTCCAGACGCGTTATTGATGGCGTGCGCAGAACTATCGGTGGGGAACTTCCTATTATTGCCAAGCTCTCACCCGATGTAACAGATCTTGTCGCTATTGCTAAAGGTGTAGTTGATGCTGGAGCCGATGGTCTGGCATTGATTAACACTGTTTTAGGTATGGTTATTAACCTAGACACTATGCGACCACACCTTGGTGGAAAAACGGGCGGTCTATCAGGTCCTGCAATCAAACCAATTGCAGTAAGAGCGGTCTATCAAGTTCACGCTGAAATGCCACAAGTTCCTATTCTTGGAATGGGTGGAATCTCAAGCGGGCGAGATGCACTAGAGATGATTGCAGCAGGTGCAAGTGGTGTTTCCATTGGTACTGCCAGCTTTGGCAACCCAACAGCGATCATGTCAATTCAAAACGAGCTCAAAGATTTGTTGATTGCTAAGGGTTTCACCTCACTTCGCCAAGCAATCGGCTTTGCACATAGACCAGAGAGTGAGTAG
- the pyrF gene encoding orotidine-5'-phosphate decarboxylase gives MNKPAPIVLAVDTNDLEVAKAWVGATDGVISVVKLGLEFYTTFGNEGIKAIADSCNTDIFLDLKLHDIPHTVAGAARAVSTLRPRFLTVHAAGGSAMVQAATDAMPSTHITGVTILTSLSEKDVADIGFKSHALDSAVGLAKIAVAGGARAIVCSPLEILAIRQNVGQEITIITPGVRPADSSGADDQARTMTPREAIDRGANYVVIGRPITQSFANGAQAMRERAIELAEQILN, from the coding sequence ATGAATAAACCAGCTCCCATAGTTCTAGCCGTTGACACGAATGATTTAGAGGTTGCTAAGGCTTGGGTTGGTGCAACTGATGGTGTTATCTCAGTAGTTAAGTTAGGTCTTGAGTTCTACACAACATTTGGAAATGAAGGCATCAAGGCCATTGCAGATAGTTGTAATACCGATATTTTCTTAGATTTAAAGCTCCACGATATTCCACACACAGTTGCAGGTGCAGCAAGGGCTGTTTCAACTTTACGTCCTAGGTTTCTAACCGTGCATGCAGCCGGTGGCAGTGCGATGGTGCAGGCAGCTACAGATGCCATGCCTTCAACTCACATAACGGGTGTAACAATCTTGACTTCTCTGTCGGAGAAAGACGTAGCTGATATCGGCTTTAAGTCTCATGCACTTGATTCTGCCGTTGGCTTAGCAAAGATTGCGGTGGCTGGTGGCGCCCGAGCGATTGTGTGTTCACCTCTTGAAATCCTGGCTATTCGTCAGAATGTGGGACAAGAGATAACAATCATCACTCCGGGAGTTAGACCGGCAGATTCTTCGGGCGCTGATGATCAAGCACGAACTATGACGCCACGCGAAGCTATCGATCGAGGCGCAAATTACGTTGTCATTGGCCGCCCAATCACGCAGAGTTTTGCAAATGGAGCCCAAGCCATGCGTGAGCGAGCAATTGAGCTGGCTGAGCAGATTCTCAATTAA
- the gmk gene encoding guanylate kinase has translation MGAPPVLTPQQRADALAKAAVSRKRRAEVKSKIKSGDYTIDTVLELANTDDAVAKMRVRELLEALSGVGKVRAQSLMERLNISPTRRIAGLGRHQIKELRSEFMKNTHAVRPGKLIVLSGPGGVGKSTIAALLRKSGDFWVSVSATTRQPRNNELNGIDYFFISNDEFDRKIKEDEFLEWAEFAGNRYGTPSVEVQDALLRGENVLLEIEIDGAKQVKAHLPQAILVFLEPPSWEELVARLEGRGTDDPERRAHRLQLAQEELAAASFFDHVIVNDAVERVVAQLVALAS, from the coding sequence ATGGGAGCACCTCCAGTACTTACGCCGCAGCAGCGCGCTGATGCATTAGCCAAGGCTGCAGTTTCTAGAAAGCGACGAGCAGAGGTTAAATCCAAGATCAAATCTGGTGACTACACAATCGATACCGTTTTGGAGTTGGCGAACACCGATGATGCGGTCGCAAAAATGCGCGTGAGAGAACTATTGGAGGCTCTTTCTGGTGTTGGAAAGGTTCGAGCACAGAGCCTTATGGAGAGATTAAACATCTCGCCAACGCGTAGAATTGCAGGACTTGGTCGCCATCAAATTAAGGAACTGCGTAGCGAATTTATGAAAAATACTCACGCAGTTCGACCTGGAAAACTCATTGTGCTCTCGGGTCCAGGGGGAGTGGGCAAAAGTACGATTGCAGCGCTGTTGCGCAAATCAGGTGATTTTTGGGTCAGTGTTTCTGCAACAACTAGACAACCAAGAAACAATGAACTCAATGGAATTGATTACTTCTTTATTTCTAACGATGAATTTGATCGCAAAATCAAAGAAGATGAATTTTTGGAATGGGCAGAGTTTGCTGGAAATCGATATGGCACACCGAGTGTTGAAGTACAGGATGCGCTCTTACGCGGTGAAAACGTTTTGTTAGAGATCGAAATTGATGGAGCTAAGCAAGTCAAAGCTCATCTACCTCAAGCAATTCTTGTATTCCTAGAACCACCCTCATGGGAAGAGTTGGTGGCTCGTCTTGAAGGTCGTGGAACAGATGATCCTGAGAGAAGGGCTCACAGGTTGCAATTGGCCCAAGAAGAGCTTGCAGCAGCCTCATTTTTCGACCATGTCATCGTAAATGATGCCGTCGAGCGGGTGGTTGCCCAACTGGTAGCATTGGCCTCTTGA
- the rpoZ gene encoding DNA-directed RNA polymerase subunit omega: protein MDGITNPPIDELLDKSGSKYSLVLYAAKRARQINAYYSQLGEGLLEYVGPLVETHVHEKPLSIALREINEGLLTIENLEPTA from the coding sequence ATGGATGGCATTACAAATCCACCTATCGATGAACTTCTAGATAAGAGCGGTTCTAAGTACAGTTTAGTTTTGTATGCAGCTAAGCGCGCTCGTCAGATCAATGCTTATTACTCACAACTAGGTGAGGGTCTTCTTGAGTACGTCGGACCACTAGTTGAGACACATGTTCATGAGAAGCCATTATCAATCGCACTTCGCGAGATCAATGAAGGCTTGCTCACGATTGAAAATCTAGAACCAACAGCTTAA
- the coaBC gene encoding bifunctional phosphopantothenoylcysteine decarboxylase/phosphopantothenate--cysteine ligase CoaBC, whose protein sequence is MSATNREVILGIGGGIAAYKSADLLRRLQDNGFAITVVPTPNSLNFVGAATWQALSGRPVTTQVWEDVDQVRHISLAKLADFFIIAPATADLIARLAMGRADDLLTNLVLASAVPKLVVPAMHPSMWLDPATVANVSTLRARGFVVMEPEVGRLTGSDSGQGRFPQTQKIIDEFFAMSGIKRDLVGKKVLVTAGGTREAIDPVRFIGNRSSGKQGVAIAKAAAARGASVHLIAANVDMPDCDGVVTTHIESAQQMLAELEKNFSDTDILVMSAAVADARPMNSSSEKINKSDFTSIDLQVNPDLLATLSAKKTKQVMVGFAAQTSELIASAQSKLVSKGLDLIYVNDVTGGAIFGQDETEGTIVLRNGDLVPIARQSKDTLAHHLLDYALEQLG, encoded by the coding sequence ATGAGCGCCACTAACCGCGAGGTTATCCTCGGTATCGGTGGTGGAATTGCTGCATATAAATCTGCTGATCTTTTGCGCCGCCTTCAAGATAACGGCTTTGCAATTACTGTAGTTCCAACTCCCAATTCACTCAATTTTGTTGGCGCTGCCACGTGGCAGGCGCTTTCTGGCCGTCCTGTTACAACTCAAGTATGGGAAGACGTAGATCAAGTGCGTCATATTTCACTAGCCAAGTTAGCTGACTTCTTCATTATTGCTCCAGCAACGGCAGATCTGATTGCACGCTTAGCGATGGGCAGAGCCGATGATTTACTCACTAATCTTGTTCTGGCAAGTGCGGTTCCAAAATTAGTTGTACCTGCCATGCACCCATCAATGTGGCTAGATCCAGCTACGGTTGCAAATGTTTCAACGCTGCGCGCTCGTGGCTTTGTAGTGATGGAGCCAGAAGTTGGTCGACTCACTGGTTCTGACTCTGGTCAAGGCCGCTTCCCTCAAACACAAAAGATCATCGATGAGTTTTTTGCCATGAGCGGAATAAAGCGAGATCTTGTTGGCAAGAAAGTATTAGTTACAGCTGGTGGAACTCGCGAGGCAATTGATCCAGTGCGATTTATTGGAAACAGATCATCTGGCAAACAGGGTGTGGCAATAGCCAAAGCAGCTGCTGCTCGCGGAGCAAGCGTTCACCTGATTGCGGCAAATGTTGATATGCCTGATTGTGATGGCGTAGTAACTACACATATTGAAAGTGCGCAGCAAATGCTCGCTGAGTTAGAGAAAAACTTCTCTGACACAGATATCTTGGTGATGAGTGCAGCCGTTGCAGATGCTAGGCCGATGAATAGTTCAAGTGAGAAGATAAATAAGAGTGATTTCACCTCTATAGATTTGCAAGTTAACCCTGATCTCTTGGCCACCTTGTCAGCTAAGAAGACAAAGCAAGTGATGGTTGGATTTGCTGCCCAAACAAGCGAACTCATTGCATCTGCACAATCTAAACTCGTCTCCAAGGGTTTGGACCTGATTTACGTTAACGATGTCACTGGGGGAGCCATTTTTGGTCAGGATGAAACAGAAGGTACTATTGTGCTTCGTAACGGGGATTTAGTCCCTATTGCACGACAATCTAAAGACACGCTTGCCCATCATCTACTTGATTACGCCCTTGAGCAGTTAGGTTAG
- the metK gene encoding methionine adenosyltransferase: MSQRLFTSESVTEGHPDKIADAISDAVLDSLLSQDKKSRVAVETLITTGQVHVAGEVTTDGYADVMGIVRDTVLNIGYDSSDKGFDGNSCGVSISIGQQSQDIAQGIDDAYEHRVGSQVDPLDLQGAGDQGLMFGYACDDTKELMPLPIWLAHALAQQLTKVRKSGLLPYLRPDGKTQVTIEYDGDRAVALNTVVISSQHAEEVDVPKKLTPEIIEHVIDPILATIDLPRKDLRTLINPTGRFVIGGPMGDAGLTGRKIIVDTYGGMARHGGGAFSGKDPSKVDRSAAYAMRWVAKNVVAAGLARRCEVQVAYAIGKAQPVGVFVETFGTETVPVAKIQSAVTTVFDLRPAAIIRDLDLLRPIYSLTSAYGHFGRELPEFAWERTNRVSELQNAIK, encoded by the coding sequence ATGTCACAACGTCTATTTACATCTGAATCAGTAACAGAAGGCCACCCAGACAAGATTGCCGATGCAATCTCTGATGCGGTATTGGACTCGTTACTCTCACAAGACAAAAAGTCCCGTGTAGCAGTTGAAACGCTCATCACTACTGGACAGGTCCACGTCGCTGGTGAAGTTACAACTGATGGTTACGCCGATGTTATGGGCATTGTTCGCGATACTGTTTTAAATATTGGCTATGACTCATCTGATAAGGGCTTTGATGGAAATAGCTGCGGTGTTTCAATCTCAATCGGCCAGCAGTCTCAAGACATCGCACAAGGCATTGATGATGCCTATGAACATCGCGTTGGCTCACAAGTTGATCCTCTAGACCTACAAGGCGCAGGAGATCAAGGTTTGATGTTTGGCTATGCCTGCGATGACACAAAAGAGTTAATGCCACTTCCCATTTGGTTGGCTCATGCACTAGCGCAGCAGTTAACTAAGGTTCGCAAATCTGGATTGCTTCCATATCTTCGCCCTGATGGAAAGACTCAAGTCACCATTGAATATGACGGGGACCGCGCAGTTGCACTCAATACAGTGGTTATCTCAAGTCAGCACGCTGAAGAAGTAGATGTGCCAAAGAAGCTCACTCCTGAAATTATTGAGCATGTAATCGACCCAATTCTTGCAACGATAGATCTACCTCGCAAAGATTTGCGCACATTGATTAACCCAACAGGACGCTTTGTAATCGGTGGTCCAATGGGAGATGCCGGATTAACTGGGCGCAAAATTATCGTTGATACATACGGTGGAATGGCCCGTCACGGCGGAGGCGCATTTAGTGGAAAAGACCCATCAAAGGTGGATCGCTCTGCAGCTTATGCAATGCGCTGGGTTGCAAAGAACGTTGTTGCAGCCGGCCTGGCTCGTCGTTGTGAAGTACAGGTTGCCTATGCAATTGGTAAGGCACAGCCTGTGGGAGTCTTTGTTGAAACTTTTGGAACAGAGACAGTTCCAGTTGCAAAGATTCAAAGCGCGGTAACGACTGTCTTTGATCTTCGACCAGCAGCGATTATTCGCGATCTAGATCTGCTTCGTCCTATCTATTCTCTCACCAGTGCCTATGGTCACTTTGGCCGTGAACTTCCAGAGTTTGCTTGGGAACGCACTAATCGCGTTTCAGAGCTACAAAACGCAATTAAGTAA
- the def gene encoding peptide deformylase, whose protein sequence is MSIQEIRLFGDPVLLTPASPVVDFDKELRKLVADLTDTMLEAPGAGLAAPQIGVPLRVFTWHVDDVLGHLINPTLTLGEEIQDGEEGCLSFPELRYDAKRAMNAVARGFNMFGEPVVIEGTEFLARALQHETDHLDGILFIDRLSPEDRKLAMREIRESEWFNAQSESGNTPTIKTSPHSVFGRNT, encoded by the coding sequence ATGTCGATTCAAGAGATTCGTTTATTCGGTGATCCGGTGTTGTTAACTCCGGCATCACCTGTAGTCGACTTTGATAAAGAGCTGCGAAAGCTAGTTGCAGATTTGACTGACACAATGCTTGAAGCTCCTGGAGCAGGCCTTGCTGCCCCACAAATTGGCGTTCCGTTGAGAGTCTTTACGTGGCATGTTGACGACGTTTTAGGTCATTTGATCAATCCAACACTCACTCTTGGTGAAGAAATCCAAGATGGAGAAGAGGGTTGCCTGTCATTTCCTGAACTTCGCTATGACGCGAAGCGAGCTATGAACGCAGTTGCCAGAGGCTTTAATATGTTTGGAGAACCAGTTGTCATCGAGGGGACTGAATTTCTAGCACGGGCGCTGCAGCATGAGACCGATCATCTTGATGGAATTCTCTTCATTGATCGTCTTTCACCGGAGGATCGCAAGCTAGCCATGCGAGAGATTCGCGAATCCGAATGGTTCAATGCGCAGAGCGAATCTGGAAACACACCAACTATTAAAACATCACCGCACTCTGTTTTCGGACGGAACACTTAA